The window TGCCCAAAAAACCGTCTTTAAGGGTAGGGTGGCTCATGGTCTATGTGTTCTTTCTGTTGCTTCAGGGCTTTGGTTTACAATGCCGAGACTGGCAACAATCGCATTTATGGGGCTTGAGGACTGGAGGTTCTCCGGTGCTGTAAAATTTGGCGACACAATCCATATTACACGTAAGCTTGTAGAGAAAAAGGAACACAAAAGGCCTAACATGGGATTCTTTATTTTTGAGGTTCTTGTTCATAATCAGAGCGGTGATGTTGTACAGAAGGGTAAATGGGTTATTTTGGTAAACAGAAGAGAAGAGGCCTAATTTTACCTATATCTCCTTGAGTGTACCTAAAATACTTAAAAATTGTCTGATTAACGTTTTT is drawn from Thermodesulfobacteriota bacterium and contains these coding sequences:
- a CDS encoding MaoC/PaaZ C-terminal domain-containing protein, with the protein product MAEDTRVFYEDLEVDAEHKSTGRTITEADVVSFAGLSGDFNNMHIDEEFAQKTVFKGRVAHGLCVLSVASGLWFTMPRLATIAFMGLEDWRFSGAVKFGDTIHITRKLVEKKEHKRPNMGFFIFEVLVHNQSGDVVQKGKWVILVNRREEA